ACGATCACATTTTCCAGATTGACCTCGGCTACGTTCAGAGCTCGTTGCCCCATTTTGTCTTCCACCTTCCCGATGGAGAGACCGGGGGATTCGCGGGGGACGATAAACCCACAGATGCCTTTGGTCCCCCTGGAAGGATCGCTGGTGGCAAAAACGGTATAAAGAGCTGCATAGCTGGAATTGGTGATGAAGCATTTCTGGCCGTTGAGTACATAGTGGTCGCCTTCCAGTTTCCCCCGAGTCTTTACACCTCCGGCATCCGACCCCGCTTCCCTTTCGGTTAGACCAAAAGACGCGGTTTTGCCGGTCTGGTTCAAAGGGAGAAGAAAGCGCCGCTTTTGTTCCTCTGTACCGGCAATGAGGATGGGTCCACAGGCCAGGGAATTAATCCCGATCATTCCGGATATAGCCACGCAGGCCACATTCATTTCTTCGGTAATCAGGGATGAAGTTACCAGCCCTAATCCTTGCCCGCCATATTCCTTCGGGCAGGTGAGATTCATCAAGCCGGCCGCATGAGCTTTTTTAATAATCTCCTCCGGAAAAACCGGTTCTTTATCATACGGTAACGCCACCGGGGCTATTTCCTTCTGCGCAAATTCCCGGGCCAAATTTTGC
This window of the Deltaproteobacteria bacterium genome carries:
- a CDS encoding acyl-CoA dehydrogenase family protein; protein product: MIDFTPSEEQKALQNLAREFAQKEIAPVALPYDKEPVFPEEIIKKAHAAGLMNLTCPKEYGGQGLGLVTSSLITEEMNVACVAISGMIGINSLACGPILIAGTEEQKRRFLLPLNQTGKTASFGLTEREAGSDAGGVKTRGKLEGDHYVLNGQKCFITNSSYAALYTVFATSDPSRGTKGICGFIVPRESPGLSIGKVEDKMGQRALNVAEVNLENVIVPRENLLGKEGEGFKIAMETLDEGRVNIATCGVGLARAAFEAALEYAKKRVQFGKPIGTFQALNFMLADMAVAVDAARLLTWCAGSMADQGKRFSREAAQAKFYATDVAMRVTTDAVQIYGGYGYTKDYAVEKYMRDAKLTQIYEGTNQVNRIVAGGALMRG